One segment of Penaeus chinensis breed Huanghai No. 1 chromosome 14, ASM1920278v2, whole genome shotgun sequence DNA contains the following:
- the LOC125032307 gene encoding octapeptide-repeat protein T2-like has translation MKEKHTIETKRALPATQPAPSPTVNQSRRDPSAEQARAGESGRERARASENGRERARAGESEQERAKAGESERERARASENGRERARAGESGRERSESGRERARAGESERERARTGESGRERARAGENGRERAKTGESERERAKPGESKRERARASESRRERTRAGESKRERARAG, from the coding sequence atgaaagaaaaacacacgaTAGAGACAAAGCGAGCCCTCCCAGCGACCCAGCCAGCGCCTAGCCCGACCGTCAACCAATCTCGCCGAGACCCGAGTGCCGAGCAGGCGAGAGCGGGCGAAAGCGGGCGAGAACGGGCGAGAGCAAGCGAGAACGGGCGAGAGCGGGCGAGAGCGggcgagagcgagcaagagcgggCGAAAgcgggcgagagcgagcgagagcgggcgagagcgagcgagaacggGCGAGAGCGGGCGAGAGCGGGCGAGAGCGGGCGAGAGCGGAGCGAAAgcgggcgagagcgagcgagagcgggcgagagcgagcgagagcgggcGAGAACGGGCGAGAGCGGGCGAGAACGGGCGAGAGCGGGCGAAAACGGGCGAGAGCGGGCGAAAacgggcgagagcgagcgagagcgggcGAAACCGGGCGAGAGCAAGCGAGAACgggcgagagcaagcgagagcagGCGAGAGCGGACGAGAGCGGGCGAGAGCAAGCGAGAACGGGCGAGAGCGGGCTAA